GCATCGCAATGACAGGGTTATTTTACTATTTGGTAATTTCGGAATTATTATTGAGTTATTAGAACTGCCCTATAGAATTTATAACACGTCCATAAGTGAGTGGATTATGGCTCGTTATTTCCTTGCCATCCTTCTGACGTTTCTCATCACCCCATCTATCCTAGTCTCCCAGGACGTTTCCGTGCCCGGGCAGGCGATCAAGTATTTCCAGCAGGGCGTTAAGTATATGGACGTGTGGGACTACGATGGCGCGATCCGGGAGTTCCGCAACGCTATCACGGTCTATCCCGTCTATACCGACGCGTATTTTTATCTGGCGTGGGCTTATGATAAAAAGGGCGATAAGGCGCAGGCTTTTACCTTTTATGAGGCCGTCCTGACGATCGACCCGTCCTATGCTAAAGCTTATATCAACAGGGGCGCGATTTACGCAAATACGTTCAAGGATTTCCCAAAGGCGGTCGCCGACTTCGAGAAGGCGATCTCCATCAACCCGTCCCTCCATGAGGCTTATTATAACCTCGGGGTGATCTTCCTTGAGAAAGACCAGTACGACAAGGCTTTGCCGTATTATAATAAGGCGATTGAGGTTAATCCGATGTACGAGAGCGCCTATTATAACCGGGGTTACCTCTATATGAAAACCGGCCAGCTCGATCTGGCGCAGAAAGACCTGACGAAAGCGCTGCAGATCAACCCGAAGAAAGCGTCGGCGTATGTGACTCTCGGGATGGTGTATTACAAGAAGTCCGAGCCGGATAAAGCGATGTCCAATTTCAACGCGGCGCTTTATTTCGACCCGAAGAACAGTTCCGCTTTCAGCGGTATCGGCACAATCTACTCCGATAATGGGTATTTCGACAAGGCGCTCGCCGCCTATGACAACGCGGTGAAGTATGACCCGAAGAGTGAGGTCGCGTGGAATAACCGGGGCAACATCTACCAGATGCAGGGGAAATACGGCCTCGCGCTAACGGATTATGAGACCGCGCTCAGCATCAAATCGAACTATGCGATAGCCCTTATCAGCAAAGGGACGCTATTCTTTGAAACGGGCAAATGGGACGACGCTCTCGCCTTGTTCGATCAGGGGAAGGCGCTCCAGCCTAAAAACCCGTTACCGTACTACTATACCGGGCTGATCGCGTACCTCAGGGGAGACCTACCCGCTGCATCGGCTGGTCTTTCCAACGCGGTCGCTCTGGCCCCGGATAACCCGTTATTCCTCACTGTTTCCGCGAGGGTGTTTCTCGCGCGGAATTTGCCCGATAACGCGATAGTTGCCGCGAAAAAGGCGCTTTCCATCGATCAGTATAAATACGACGCCTATCTGATACTCGCCGAAGCGTACATTGTCAAGGGAGATAATTCTCAGGCGCTGGATGCCCTTACCCGCGCGGCGGAACTATTGCCGC
Above is a window of Brevinematales bacterium DNA encoding:
- a CDS encoding tetratricopeptide repeat protein — translated: MARYFLAILLTFLITPSILVSQDVSVPGQAIKYFQQGVKYMDVWDYDGAIREFRNAITVYPVYTDAYFYLAWAYDKKGDKAQAFTFYEAVLTIDPSYAKAYINRGAIYANTFKDFPKAVADFEKAISINPSLHEAYYNLGVIFLEKDQYDKALPYYNKAIEVNPMYESAYYNRGYLYMKTGQLDLAQKDLTKALQINPKKASAYVTLGMVYYKKSEPDKAMSNFNAALYFDPKNSSAFSGIGTIYSDNGYFDKALAAYDNAVKYDPKSEVAWNNRGNIYQMQGKYGLALTDYETALSIKSNYAIALISKGTLFFETGKWDDALALFDQGKALQPKNPLPYYYTGLIAYLRGDLPAASAGLSNAVALAPDNPLFLTVSARVFLARNLPDNAIVAAKKALSIDQYKYDAYLILAEAYIVKGDNSQALDALTRAAELLPHHPLVLYRLGLLLIGMNQKDKGIETLKKAASLGSQEASIALKENFGI